A region of Vitis riparia cultivar Riparia Gloire de Montpellier isolate 1030 chromosome 12, EGFV_Vit.rip_1.0, whole genome shotgun sequence DNA encodes the following proteins:
- the LOC117927058 gene encoding cellulose synthase-like protein H1, giving the protein MAGPISLPLYEKLPQKNTVQRVLDVTIFVLLLTLLAYRILSLKSNGFSWFFALLCESWFTFVWVVILSSKWNPVVYRTYPERLLFWIDELPPVDMFVTTADPTLEPPIITVNTVLSLLAVDYPANKLACYVSDDGCSPLTFYALLEASKFAKLWVPFCKKYGIHTRAPFRYFYDEEESPHDNSTEFIREYTKMKDEYEVLRRKIEDATEKSIPCDLSSEEFVAFSDIERRNHPSIIKVILENKEGLVDGLPHLIYVSREKCPKHPHHYKAGALNVLTRVSGAMTNAPFILNVDCDMYANNSQIVFHAMCLLLGCKKGQDFAFAQSPQIFYDGLKDDPLGNQLVSTQKYIGEGISGLQGPYYSGTGCFHRRKVLYGLWPDGCMETGGRSPNCVAGKLTDEGLRQSFGHSREFSKTVERILSGLSGKADCPYDLSSSAEAANQVADCGYECGTSWGTKIGWIYGSTSEDVLTGLRIHARGWRSAECKPDPPAFLGCAPSGGPASLTQQKRWVTGLLEILFSKNNPFIATLTAKLQFRQCLAYMYILSWGLRWIPELCYTALPAYCIIANSHFLPKVEEPAFLILAALFAIYNLHSLLEYCRIGLSIRTWWNNQRMGRIITMTAWFFGFLNVILKLLGLFEAVFEVTQKNQSSAPGDDNHKDAGRFTFNESPIFVPATTLVLVHLVAMVKALLNLTHGRHESRIGEVICNVWVLLCFLPFLKGLFKKGKYGIPSSTICKSAALAAVFVHLCKSVSIA; this is encoded by the exons ATGGCCGGTCcaatctctctccctctctacGAAAAGTTGCCCCAGAAGAATACAGTCCAGAGAGTGTTGGACGTCACCATTTTCGTCCTTCTCCTCACTCTCCTTGCTTATCGTATCCTCTCCCTCAAAAGCAATGGCTTCAGTTGGTTCTTCGCATTACTCTGTGAATCATGGTTCACCTTTGTCTGGGTTGTTATACTCAGCTCCAAATGGAATCCAGTGGTGTACCGCACATATCCAGAACGCCTTTTATTTTG GATTGATGAGCTTCCTCCAGTCGACATGTTTGTGACAACTGCAGATCCCACTCTAGAACCGCCTATCATCACTGTTAACACAGTCCTCTCCTTGCTAGCAGTTGACTATCCAGCTAACAAGCTTGCTTGCTATGTATCTGATGATGGCTGTTCACCTCTCACCTTTTATGCTCTCCTCGAAGCATCaaagtttgctaagctttgggTTCCCTTTTGTAAGAAGTATGGTATTCACACAAGAGCTCCCTTTAGATACTTTTACGATGAGGAGGAATCACCCCATGATAATTCAACAGAGTTCATCCGAGAATACACAAAGATGAAG GATGAATATGAAGTGCTCAGAAGGAAAATTGAAGATGCAACCGAAAAGTCCATACCATGTGATCTTAGTTCTGAAGAGTTTGTTGCTTTCTCAGATATAGAAAGGAGAAATCATCCCAGTATCATCAAG GTTATATTGGAGAACAAGGAGGGCCTCGTGGATGGATTGCCACATCTAATCTATGTATCCAGAGAGAAGTGCCCAAAGCATCCGCACCATTACAAAGCTGGGGCACTGAATGTTCTG ACTAGAGTTTCAGGAGCAATGACAAATGCTCCTTTCATCTTGAATGTAGACTGTGATATGTACGCCAACAATTCACAGATTGTTTTTCATGCAATGTGTTTGCTCCTTGGTTGTAAGAAAGGACAAGACTTTGCATTTGCTCAATCTCCACAAATCTTCTATGATGGTTTAAAGGATGACCCACTCGGAAATCAACTAGTATCTACGCAGAAA TATATCGGTGAAGGAATATCAGGGCTTCAAGGACCTTACTATTCTGGTACTGGATGTTTTCATCGGAGAAAAGTTCTCTATGGGTTATGGCCAGATGGCTGCATGGAAACCGGAGGAAGAAGTCCTAATTGTGTGGCTG GCAAATTAACTGATGAGGGATTACGACAATCTTTTGGACATTCAAGGGAATTCTCTAAAACGGTTGAAAGGATTTTATCAGGGTTGAGTGGGAAGGCCGATTGTCCATATGATCTTTCAAGTTCTGCAGAGGCAGCAAACCAAGTTGCAGATTGTGGCTACGAGTGTGGCACTAGTTGGGGTACAAAG ATTGGTTGGATATATGGATCCACTAGCGAAGACGTTCTTACAGGACTGAGGATTCATGCAAGAGGTTGGAGATCTGCCGAGTGCAAGCCTGATCCACCTGCATTTCTCGGCTGTGCTCCCTCAGGAGGACCTGCTTCATTGACCCAACAAAAGAGATGGGTCACAGGCCTCCTCGAGATCCTGTTCAGCAAGAATAATCCATTCATTGCTACCCTCACTGCCAAGCTCCAATTCCGCCAATGCCTCGCATACATGTACATTCTTTCATGGGGTCTACGGTGGATTCCTGAGCTTTGCTATACTGCTTTGCCAGCATATTGCATCATCGCCAATTCACATTTCTTGCCCAAG GTTGAGGAACCAGCCTTCTTGATACTAGCAGCTCTCTTTGCCATTTACAACCTTCACTCTCTACTTGAATACTGTAGAATTGGGCTCTCAATCCGAACATGGTGGAACAACCAAAGGATGGGAAGAATAATCACCATGACTGCAtggttttttggatttttaaatgTCATACTGAAGCTCTTGGGCTTGTTCGAGGCTGTCTTTGAGGTTACACAAAAGAACCAATCTAGTGCCCCTGGCGATGACAACCACAAGGATGCTGGTCGATTCACATTCAATGAGTCCCCAATTTTTGTTCCAGCCACTACTCTTGTGTTGGTGCACCTGGTGGCAATGGTTAAAGCCCTGTTAAACCTAACTCATGGAAGGCATGAATCAAGGATAGGAGAGGTGATATGTAATGTGTGGGTGTTGTTATGCTTCTTACCTTTTCTGAAAGGGCTGTTCAAGAAAGGAAAATACGGCATACCCTCATCCACCATATGCAAATCAGCAGCTTTAGCAGCAGTTTTTGTGCATTTGTGCAAAAGCGTCTCAATAGCTTGA